One Verrucomicrobiaceae bacterium genomic window carries:
- a CDS encoding sel1 repeat family protein — protein sequence MSVLTFAAASAWAQGRAADEEELMRRANSGDADAQFEAGVRQVTGEGLRKDAKEGAKWIEKAAKQKHRQAMHVMGTLFEDGVGVPKDIARAHEWYEKGAASGFPASQHQLGILYEDGIGVSKDPVKAASWFKKAAEQGLAQAQTAYAAKLESGVGVAKSAAKAALWYLRSAQQNFVPAMTRLANLYYTGEGVPVDYRRARAWYQVAATSEDPWSANNLAWFYATCPDDDMHNGEKAVEQAKRALKLVVEVEQREEHPYEMVDTMAAALARNGEYKEAELWQKRTLTLLAEDKKISKEDRSKLESEFQGRLQLYQKHTPYHDPESKGQEGAEPLPEDTILQDLGEPERQQPKKQPRKNSRGTVV from the coding sequence ATGAGTGTACTCACCTTTGCCGCTGCGTCTGCTTGGGCGCAGGGACGTGCTGCGGATGAAGAGGAGCTCATGCGCCGTGCCAACAGCGGTGACGCCGATGCACAGTTCGAGGCCGGTGTGCGCCAAGTCACCGGCGAGGGATTGCGCAAAGACGCCAAAGAAGGTGCCAAATGGATCGAAAAAGCCGCCAAACAAAAGCACCGCCAAGCCATGCACGTCATGGGCACCCTCTTTGAAGACGGAGTCGGCGTCCCAAAAGACATCGCCCGTGCGCATGAGTGGTATGAAAAAGGTGCCGCCAGTGGATTCCCCGCCTCGCAGCACCAGCTCGGCATCCTTTACGAAGACGGCATCGGCGTGAGCAAAGATCCCGTGAAGGCCGCGAGTTGGTTCAAAAAAGCCGCCGAGCAGGGCCTAGCCCAGGCACAGACAGCCTACGCCGCGAAATTGGAAAGTGGTGTTGGCGTGGCCAAAAGCGCCGCAAAAGCCGCCCTCTGGTATCTACGCTCCGCACAGCAAAACTTCGTGCCAGCAATGACCCGCCTGGCCAATCTCTATTACACTGGAGAAGGCGTCCCCGTCGATTACCGCCGTGCACGCGCATGGTATCAGGTCGCAGCCACATCGGAGGACCCCTGGTCAGCGAATAATCTGGCCTGGTTCTACGCCACCTGCCCAGATGATGACATGCACAACGGCGAAAAAGCCGTGGAGCAGGCAAAACGTGCCCTAAAGCTCGTCGTCGAGGTCGAGCAGCGTGAAGAGCACCCCTACGAGATGGTCGATACCATGGCCGCAGCCCTCGCACGCAATGGCGAATACAAAGAGGCCGAGCTCTGGCAAAAACGCACGCTCACCCTGCTCGCCGAAGACAAAAAAATCAGCAAAGAAGACCGCTCCAAGCTGGAATCCGAGTTCCAGGGCCGCCTACAGCTCTATCAAAAACACACACCTTACCACGACCCAGAATCCAAAGGCCAAGAGGGTGCAGAACCACTGCCAGAAGACACCATCCTCCAAGATCTGGGGGAGCCCGAGCGCCAACAGCCCAAAAAGCAGCCGCGCAAAAACTCACGCGGCACCGTGGTCTGA
- a CDS encoding GDP-L-fucose synthase, producing the protein MKPKRIFIAGHRGLVGGALVRHYQKLPDWEILTRGREELDLRDPLAVQAFFEKERPEYVILAAAKVGGIGANAAMPVVFLLENLKIQNAVIEACHTCGVKKLLFLGSTCIYPKTAPMPLREDSLLTGPMETTNMPYSVAKIAGITLCQAYRRQFGADFITAMPANLYGPGDNFHPDHSHVLPSLMRKFHEAATQDRAEVTLWGTGSPSREFMHCDDLADACAFLLENYNGEEIVNVGCGEEIRIREAAEVLQEVTGFRGKIVWDTSKPDGNPRRLLDVTRLSNMGWHSKIPFRDGVASTYAWYRSHIAEARED; encoded by the coding sequence ATCAAACCGAAACGCATCTTCATCGCCGGCCATCGTGGGCTCGTAGGCGGTGCCCTCGTCCGCCATTATCAAAAACTGCCCGATTGGGAAATCCTCACTCGGGGACGCGAAGAACTCGATCTGCGTGATCCTCTGGCGGTGCAGGCCTTTTTTGAAAAAGAGCGGCCAGAATACGTCATCCTCGCCGCCGCAAAGGTCGGCGGCATCGGCGCAAATGCCGCCATGCCAGTCGTTTTCCTCCTGGAGAACCTCAAAATCCAAAATGCCGTCATCGAAGCCTGCCACACCTGCGGCGTGAAAAAGCTCCTCTTCCTCGGCAGCACCTGCATCTACCCCAAAACGGCCCCCATGCCGCTGCGGGAGGATTCACTGCTCACCGGCCCCATGGAGACCACCAACATGCCCTACTCCGTGGCGAAAATCGCCGGCATCACCCTCTGTCAGGCCTACCGGCGGCAATTTGGCGCAGACTTCATCACCGCCATGCCCGCGAACCTCTATGGCCCAGGCGATAACTTCCACCCAGATCATTCCCATGTGCTGCCATCGCTGATGCGGAAATTCCATGAGGCTGCCACACAGGACCGCGCAGAAGTGACTCTCTGGGGCACCGGCAGCCCGAGCCGTGAATTCATGCACTGCGACGACCTCGCAGACGCCTGCGCCTTCTTGCTCGAAAACTACAACGGTGAAGAAATCGTGAACGTCGGCTGCGGCGAAGAAATCCGTATCCGCGAGGCCGCCGAGGTGCTCCAAGAAGTCACCGGCTTCCGTGGCAAAATCGTCTGGGACACCAGCAAGCCAGACGGCAACCCACGTCGCCTACTGGATGTCACAAGACTCTCCAACATGGGCTGGCACTCGAAGATCCCCTTCCGCGACGGCGTCGCATCCACCTACGCCTGGTACCGCTCCCACATCGCCGAAGCACGGGAGGATTAG
- a CDS encoding FAD-dependent oxidoreductase yields the protein MKPASLALLLALCPTLHAAPKWIEAESFTNPGGWVLDTQFIDVMGSPYLMAHGMGKVVKDAETEIELPAGEYTLWARTKNWVGPWDAPGAPGRFQIAVNGETLKHEFGATGKDWQWEKAGPVKIDGKAKITLKDLTGFDGRVDAIVLSDDASFTPSTEMRKKMLGLPEKAPESSEYDLVVVGGGYSGMGAAISGARQGLKVAFIQNRPVLGGNGSSEIQVWAMGGTRRGLYPHLGEIIEEFADRASNSPAADPQEFNDKLKEDTVKAEKTIELFLNTHVYGVEMSADKKNIRSVTGLDTKTGKETRFVGKLFVDCTGHGSVGALAGAEFMMEEKGRMGMSNMWVMQNLKKPVTWPATPWALPLKLEDFPEPKALAPVGKKNAANQSGYDLGYNPVPNPEDYVHGEWFWESGFDKHPINDLELIRDHNFRAVYGAVSALKTLKAEAYAQHDLTWLAYIGGPRESRRIVGDLILNGEDMVKGVIHPDGCVPTTWDQDLHYPKQEYMKNFPDNPFISRAEFGKHTDRKNGYPVPYRCFYSKDIGNLFMAGRTISVERHALGSTRVMRTCGMMGEVVGKAAWICVRHHTSPRGVYEQYLDILKDLMSQPGAMRRDTLEGSLYLPQNAKKLPDTALSSDSIDPKKLDGIVIDDKEAELNGKWAHGEGLKPYIGDHYSYGADKDASARFAFSVKETGKYEVRIYFQPHANRAKTAPVTVLSTDGEKVITVDQSKPANGKQGAHTLGTFTFTAGEEAAVIFRTAGAGGNVHLDAVQVVPAK from the coding sequence ATGAAACCTGCCTCTCTCGCCTTACTCCTCGCTCTCTGCCCCACGCTCCACGCCGCGCCGAAGTGGATCGAAGCGGAATCCTTTACCAATCCAGGCGGCTGGGTGCTCGACACGCAGTTCATTGACGTGATGGGCTCGCCCTACCTCATGGCACACGGCATGGGCAAAGTGGTCAAAGACGCCGAAACGGAAATCGAGCTCCCTGCGGGCGAGTACACCCTCTGGGCACGCACGAAGAACTGGGTCGGCCCCTGGGATGCTCCAGGAGCACCGGGCCGCTTCCAGATCGCGGTGAATGGCGAGACGCTGAAGCATGAGTTCGGTGCCACGGGCAAAGATTGGCAGTGGGAAAAGGCCGGGCCGGTCAAAATCGACGGCAAAGCCAAAATCACGCTCAAAGACCTCACCGGCTTTGATGGCCGCGTGGACGCCATCGTGCTCAGTGATGACGCCAGCTTCACGCCGAGCACCGAGATGCGCAAAAAGATGCTCGGTTTGCCTGAGAAGGCTCCTGAAAGCAGCGAATACGACCTCGTCGTTGTCGGTGGCGGCTACTCCGGCATGGGCGCGGCCATTTCCGGTGCACGCCAGGGATTGAAGGTCGCCTTCATCCAGAATCGCCCCGTGCTCGGTGGCAATGGATCGAGCGAAATCCAGGTCTGGGCCATGGGCGGCACACGTCGCGGCCTGTATCCGCATCTTGGCGAAATCATCGAAGAATTCGCCGACCGCGCCAGCAACAGTCCCGCCGCTGATCCGCAGGAATTCAACGACAAGCTCAAGGAAGACACCGTCAAGGCAGAGAAGACGATCGAGCTATTCCTCAATACGCACGTCTATGGCGTAGAGATGAGCGCGGATAAAAAGAACATCCGCAGCGTCACCGGCCTCGATACCAAGACGGGCAAAGAAACCCGCTTCGTCGGCAAGCTCTTCGTCGATTGCACTGGCCACGGCAGCGTGGGTGCTCTCGCAGGTGCGGAGTTCATGATGGAAGAAAAAGGCCGCATGGGCATGAGCAACATGTGGGTCATGCAGAACCTCAAAAAGCCCGTCACCTGGCCCGCCACGCCCTGGGCACTGCCTTTGAAGCTCGAAGACTTCCCAGAGCCGAAAGCGCTTGCCCCCGTCGGCAAAAAGAACGCCGCCAACCAATCCGGCTACGACCTCGGCTACAATCCCGTGCCGAATCCTGAGGACTACGTCCACGGCGAGTGGTTCTGGGAAAGCGGCTTCGACAAGCACCCCATCAACGACCTCGAGCTCATCCGCGATCACAACTTCCGCGCCGTCTATGGAGCCGTCTCCGCCTTGAAGACCCTCAAAGCCGAAGCCTACGCCCAGCACGATCTCACCTGGCTCGCCTACATTGGTGGCCCGCGTGAAAGCCGCCGCATCGTCGGTGATCTCATCCTCAATGGCGAAGACATGGTCAAAGGCGTCATCCACCCCGATGGCTGCGTGCCCACCACCTGGGACCAAGACCTCCACTACCCGAAGCAGGAGTACATGAAAAACTTCCCCGACAATCCCTTCATCAGCCGCGCCGAGTTTGGTAAGCACACCGACCGCAAAAACGGCTACCCTGTGCCCTACCGCTGCTTTTACAGCAAAGACATCGGGAATCTCTTCATGGCCGGCCGCACCATCAGCGTCGAGCGCCACGCCCTCGGCTCCACCCGCGTCATGCGCACCTGCGGCATGATGGGCGAAGTCGTCGGCAAAGCCGCCTGGATCTGCGTGCGCCACCACACCAGCCCACGTGGCGTCTATGAGCAGTATCTCGACATCTTGAAGGACCTCATGTCCCAGCCCGGAGCCATGCGCCGCGACACGCTCGAAGGCAGCCTCTACCTGCCCCAGAACGCCAAAAAGCTGCCCGATACTGCCCTTTCCTCTGACAGCATCGACCCCAAAAAACTCGACGGCATTGTCATCGACGACAAAGAAGCCGAGCTGAACGGCAAATGGGCCCACGGCGAAGGCTTGAAGCCCTACATCGGCGATCACTACAGCTACGGAGCCGACAAAGACGCCAGTGCCCGCTTCGCCTTCAGCGTCAAAGAAACCGGCAAATACGAAGTCCGCATCTACTTCCAGCCCCACGCCAACCGCGCCAAAACCGCCCCCGTCACCGTCCTCAGCACCGACGGCGAAAAAGTCATCACTGTCGATCAATCCAAGCCCGCCAACGGCAAACAAGGAGCCCACACCCTCGGCACTTTCACCTTCACCGCAGGCGAAGAAGCCGCCGTCATCTTCCGCACCGCCGGAGCCGGTGGAAACGTGCACCTGGATGCCGTGCAGGTCGTTCCGGCGAAGTGA
- the lspA gene encoding signal peptidase II, translating into MLRLLLLLSLPLFIADQLSKSYIADHFQLYANEQEIIPGIFWLHHAANTGMAFGILNGSAYANYIFTVIYIAALFFIWTMHRKGMFPGWMSRLAAALIVSGIFGNFTDRLFRSSESGKLFQGTFLDGYVVDFLKFDLGFAPFHPWPSFNVADSCVVCAAILLVLSTFFEKPPEKATA; encoded by the coding sequence ATGCTCCGCCTGCTCCTCCTGCTCTCCCTCCCGCTCTTCATCGCCGATCAACTTAGCAAAAGCTACATCGCCGATCACTTCCAGCTCTACGCCAATGAGCAGGAGATCATCCCCGGCATTTTTTGGCTGCATCACGCTGCGAATACCGGCATGGCCTTTGGCATCCTGAATGGCTCTGCGTATGCGAACTACATCTTCACCGTCATCTACATCGCCGCATTGTTCTTTATCTGGACGATGCATCGCAAAGGCATGTTTCCCGGCTGGATGAGCCGTCTGGCCGCTGCGCTCATCGTCTCCGGCATCTTTGGGAATTTCACAGATCGCCTGTTCCGCTCCTCAGAGAGTGGGAAGCTCTTCCAGGGCACCTTCCTCGATGGCTACGTGGTGGATTTTTTGAAGTTCGATCTCGGATTCGCTCCATTTCATCCCTGGCCCTCTTTTAATGTCGCAGACTCCTGTGTCGTCTGTGCGGCCATTTTGCTCGTGCTCTCGACTTTTTTCGAGAAACCGCCAGAAAAGGCCACCGCGTGA
- a CDS encoding NAD(P)-dependent oxidoreductase encodes MKPHIGVLGLGIIGSRVTENLRQAGHEVFVWSRSARSVPNFLASPREVAESAGIIQIFVRDSAALLEAITDMLPALRPGHLVMNHATVSKKATLEAARLVESTGAAFLDAPFTGSKMAAQNGKLCYYIGGPDLLLERARPVLEASAAKIIPLGQVGDAMVLKIVTNLVSAVIVEAVAEAAAITQAHGIHLERLHTALESNANYSTLIGMKLPAIMKGDFEPHFSLRNMLKDADFARELAAEASIQAPALDCTAAAMRRGVEAGEGDLDFSVIGRR; translated from the coding sequence ATGAAACCCCACATAGGAGTCCTCGGACTCGGCATCATCGGCAGTCGCGTCACAGAGAATCTGCGCCAAGCAGGTCACGAAGTCTTCGTCTGGAGTCGCAGCGCCCGCTCGGTGCCGAACTTCCTCGCTTCACCGCGTGAGGTGGCAGAGTCCGCTGGCATCATCCAGATCTTCGTCCGAGACAGCGCAGCCCTGCTGGAGGCCATCACCGACATGCTGCCCGCGCTGCGGCCAGGGCACCTCGTCATGAATCACGCCACGGTGAGCAAAAAAGCCACCCTGGAGGCCGCGCGGCTAGTCGAGTCCACCGGAGCAGCCTTTCTCGATGCACCCTTCACGGGTAGCAAGATGGCTGCGCAGAATGGCAAGCTCTGTTACTACATCGGCGGCCCAGATTTGCTGCTGGAGCGTGCACGGCCCGTGCTGGAGGCCAGCGCGGCCAAAATCATCCCTCTCGGCCAAGTCGGTGATGCCATGGTGCTGAAAATCGTCACGAACCTGGTCTCCGCCGTGATCGTGGAGGCCGTGGCAGAGGCTGCCGCCATCACACAGGCACACGGCATTCACCTGGAGCGTCTGCATACCGCACTGGAGTCGAATGCGAACTACTCCACCCTCATCGGCATGAAGCTGCCCGCCATCATGAAAGGCGACTTCGAGCCACACTTCAGCCTGCGGAACATGCTGAAGGATGCCGACTTCGCCCGTGAGCTAGCGGCAGAGGCCAGCATCCAGGCTCCGGCGCTGGACTGCACCGCTGCGGCCATGCGCCGTGGTGTGGAGGCTGGAGAGGGCGATCTCGATTTCAGCGTCATCGGTCGGCGCTAA